The Pseudarthrobacter sulfonivorans genome includes a window with the following:
- a CDS encoding LuxR C-terminal-related transcriptional regulator, translated as MDSSNGHAAKQGTQYRLLTGRREPLDRICNIIRSRTSQAVFLMAGPGIGKSTLTEAITERLSQEMIIVQIHGSSSLSGVPFGVLAPYTAELTAEDSVSSVAVLRSVWRYFEKLKAGKDTPLLLMMDDAHHLDEATASIVADMISAGWATVLAAGRPRPGLPQPLAQLWYDGLADRVDLRPMNREQVEEVLSHALDGTIPSGTIDTIWSASGGNPRILDALLHDAAERGELAKRNGIWMLLGPLPADGPRLAEVVVKDMLRRSPEEQEVLKLVALAGPVSRKVIEDIFGAEVVRTLLDQQMMVESSGIPADLRIWNSVFGEALRTSISVSRSLQLLEKIRDQLGTAPEGSEGRMRAVEWALECGLKISDPELLEAAGTALVHSRNRSSRMMAAKVADPDLVPQAQAVQGRALFNEGDFAGAAKLLDGCWLQLGNSAWAVPVLMLRAMAHQALGTPLSVFAADSREALKGAGAMTAGPDAVPPDSQETAGALAGPWQERLLRLLELCEAGNHQALEAEVQELRSSRAGDATDDALRAVGLALLAHSLAPAGRAVQGLDAALLAVSELPSLQGGVFFFNEFVLGRLVADYLAMGEWDSAERELANYAAGQPRGVAYFGGSLEVLRGYSLLRQGRMERAYQTLLPAVETLRLNDPLQMFRFGSGLAFYVAARLGDAAQAGRLELDYKDSPQGSPGYGLLARAYAAAASEYVAHDGKGLARLHTLATTPEVTTRAGTLLELLALCWDLGDHSVIPLVHSLAGSVEGRWAAAMLTLAGHWESEDADSIMETAAMLEGAGFVSLAREAYARSSTVLESSGERRRARQAVALREKCDHELGERFREGHFIAAAPSVHLTRREQDIVELAVKGLTDREIAQRLMVSVRTVEGHLYRTYVKLGVRSRDELASALPN; from the coding sequence CTGGACTCGTCTAACGGCCACGCTGCCAAACAGGGAACGCAATATCGACTGCTCACGGGCCGGCGTGAGCCGCTGGACCGGATCTGCAACATCATTCGCAGCCGCACGAGCCAGGCCGTGTTCCTCATGGCGGGCCCGGGCATCGGGAAGTCAACGCTGACCGAGGCCATCACCGAGCGGCTTTCCCAGGAGATGATCATTGTTCAGATCCATGGAAGTTCGTCGCTGTCCGGCGTTCCCTTTGGAGTTTTGGCGCCCTACACGGCGGAGCTGACGGCCGAAGACTCCGTGTCTTCGGTGGCTGTGCTGCGGTCCGTGTGGAGGTACTTTGAGAAGCTGAAAGCCGGCAAGGATACCCCGTTGCTTCTGATGATGGATGACGCCCATCACCTGGACGAGGCAACGGCCAGCATCGTGGCCGACATGATCTCCGCTGGCTGGGCCACAGTGCTTGCTGCCGGCAGGCCGCGGCCCGGGCTGCCCCAGCCGCTCGCTCAGCTCTGGTACGACGGCCTGGCTGACCGTGTGGATCTCCGACCCATGAACCGGGAGCAGGTCGAGGAAGTCCTCTCCCACGCACTTGATGGAACAATCCCCTCCGGAACCATTGACACAATCTGGAGCGCGTCTGGCGGAAATCCGCGGATTCTTGATGCCTTGCTGCATGATGCCGCAGAGCGGGGCGAACTCGCAAAGCGGAACGGGATCTGGATGCTGCTGGGCCCGTTGCCTGCCGACGGACCCAGGCTCGCCGAGGTGGTGGTAAAGGACATGCTCCGGCGCAGCCCGGAAGAGCAGGAAGTCCTGAAACTTGTCGCCCTCGCCGGGCCCGTGAGCCGGAAGGTGATCGAGGATATTTTTGGCGCTGAAGTAGTTCGCACGCTGCTGGACCAGCAGATGATGGTGGAAAGTTCCGGCATTCCAGCCGATCTCCGGATCTGGAACTCCGTGTTCGGCGAGGCGCTCCGCACAAGTATCTCGGTGTCCCGGAGCCTACAGCTGCTTGAAAAGATCCGGGATCAGCTGGGAACCGCTCCCGAAGGGTCTGAAGGCAGGATGAGGGCCGTGGAATGGGCCCTTGAATGTGGATTGAAAATATCCGATCCCGAGCTGCTTGAGGCGGCCGGCACTGCCTTGGTCCACTCCCGGAACCGGAGCAGCCGGATGATGGCGGCGAAGGTCGCGGACCCGGACCTCGTGCCGCAGGCACAGGCCGTCCAGGGACGCGCCTTATTCAATGAAGGCGACTTTGCGGGTGCGGCCAAGCTCCTGGACGGATGCTGGCTGCAGCTGGGGAACAGTGCCTGGGCTGTTCCGGTCCTGATGCTCAGGGCCATGGCACACCAGGCTCTGGGAACGCCGCTGTCAGTATTCGCGGCCGATTCCCGGGAAGCGCTTAAGGGCGCAGGCGCCATGACGGCTGGCCCGGATGCTGTGCCGCCGGATTCCCAAGAGACCGCCGGTGCGCTGGCCGGGCCCTGGCAGGAGCGCTTGCTTCGCCTGCTGGAACTTTGCGAAGCAGGCAACCACCAGGCCTTGGAGGCCGAGGTCCAGGAACTTCGGAGCAGCCGCGCCGGCGATGCCACGGACGACGCCCTGCGTGCGGTGGGCCTGGCGCTGCTGGCCCATTCGCTCGCCCCGGCCGGACGGGCCGTCCAGGGGCTGGATGCCGCCTTGCTGGCAGTCTCGGAACTTCCCTCACTGCAGGGTGGCGTGTTCTTCTTCAATGAATTTGTCCTTGGCCGCCTGGTGGCAGATTACCTGGCCATGGGGGAGTGGGACTCGGCGGAACGGGAGTTGGCGAACTATGCTGCCGGGCAGCCGCGGGGTGTCGCCTATTTCGGCGGCAGCCTTGAGGTGCTCCGTGGCTACTCGCTCCTGCGGCAGGGGCGGATGGAACGCGCCTACCAAACGCTGCTGCCGGCGGTGGAGACCCTGAGGCTCAACGATCCGCTGCAGATGTTCCGGTTTGGTTCCGGGCTGGCGTTTTATGTAGCGGCGAGGCTCGGCGACGCCGCCCAGGCCGGCCGGCTTGAGCTGGATTACAAGGATTCACCGCAGGGTTCCCCCGGCTACGGACTCCTTGCGAGGGCGTACGCGGCAGCGGCATCGGAGTATGTGGCGCATGACGGAAAAGGCCTGGCGCGCCTCCACACACTGGCCACCACGCCCGAGGTGACCACCCGGGCCGGGACACTCCTGGAACTCTTGGCTCTCTGCTGGGACCTGGGCGACCATTCCGTGATCCCGTTGGTCCACTCACTGGCGGGGAGCGTCGAAGGCCGCTGGGCCGCGGCAATGCTCACCCTGGCTGGGCATTGGGAGTCCGAGGACGCCGATTCCATCATGGAAACGGCAGCCATGCTTGAAGGCGCGGGATTCGTTAGCCTTGCGCGGGAAGCCTACGCGCGGTCGAGCACCGTCCTTGAGAGCTCCGGAGAGCGCCGGCGGGCCCGTCAGGCGGTGGCCCTGCGGGAGAAATGCGACCACGAACTGGGCGAGCGGTTCCGGGAAGGCCACTTCATCGCCGCAGCACCCAGCGTGCACCTCACCCGCCGGGAACAGGACATCGTAGAGCTCGCTGTGAAAGGTCTCACCGACCGGGAGATCGCACAAAGACTCATGGTGTCCGTGCGTACTGTGGAGGGGCACCTCTACCGCACGTACGTCAAACTCGGCGTGCGGAGCCGCGACGAACTGGCTTCGGCCCTTCCGAACTAG
- a CDS encoding SCO4848 family membrane protein, with the protein MVLPLFAAVVLIIAGLWSLVVWPQFLRRVMKDPRARDAAGKATKFLTVHVVLVSISMVLGAATAVIGVMGVLG; encoded by the coding sequence ATGGTGCTCCCCCTGTTTGCGGCGGTGGTCCTGATCATCGCCGGCCTCTGGTCCCTGGTGGTCTGGCCGCAGTTCCTGCGCCGCGTGATGAAGGATCCCAGGGCGCGGGACGCCGCGGGCAAGGCCACAAAGTTTCTCACCGTCCACGTGGTGCTGGTCAGCATCTCGATGGTGCTGGGAGCTGCCACTGCCGTGATCGGGGTTATGGGCGTACTCGGGTAG
- the nhaA gene encoding Na+/H+ antiporter NhaA: MAKHPSRPAFAAKVLSRSSYPEFLRISEILRLETAGGALLLLATAAALLWANSPAAEGYFALRDLKIGYEPWHLQLSLGHWASDGLLAIFFFLAGLELKREFVSGELRKVSKAVVPVAAAVGGVAVPALIYTLVNLGQDADSLRGWAIPTATDIAFALAVLAVINTHLPAALRTFLLTLAVVDDLLAIGIIAFFYSSGLQPLFLLAALVPLGLFTLLAQRRVRSWYLLLPLAAATWGLVHASGIHATVAGVLLAFAVPVLASRKRGETGSGMAESFEHRLRPLSAGFAVPVFAFFSAGVAVGGLNGFRSALADPVALGIVAALVAGKTIGVFGTTYLITKTTRAKLDDGLAWIDVAGLALLAGVGFTVSLLIAELSFGAGSAHDDHAKVAILTGSLVAALLAAVVLRLRNRHYRTVELAERHDADGDGIPDVFEHRG, from the coding sequence ATGGCCAAGCACCCTTCCCGCCCCGCCTTCGCCGCTAAGGTCCTCAGTCGCTCAAGTTACCCCGAATTCCTGCGGATCTCAGAGATCCTCAGACTGGAAACTGCCGGCGGTGCCCTCCTGTTGTTGGCCACCGCTGCGGCCCTCCTCTGGGCCAACTCGCCGGCGGCTGAGGGTTACTTCGCGCTGCGTGACCTGAAAATCGGTTACGAACCCTGGCACCTCCAGCTCTCCCTGGGGCATTGGGCCTCCGACGGTCTCCTGGCCATCTTCTTCTTCCTGGCTGGCCTGGAACTCAAACGGGAGTTTGTCTCCGGCGAGCTCCGCAAGGTATCCAAGGCGGTGGTCCCCGTGGCCGCGGCCGTGGGAGGGGTCGCAGTTCCCGCCCTGATCTACACGCTGGTGAATCTGGGGCAGGACGCTGACAGCCTCCGGGGCTGGGCAATTCCCACAGCCACCGACATTGCCTTTGCCCTGGCCGTCCTGGCCGTCATCAACACCCACCTGCCTGCGGCCCTCCGAACCTTCCTGCTGACCTTGGCCGTAGTTGATGACCTGCTGGCCATCGGCATCATCGCTTTCTTCTACTCGTCCGGACTGCAGCCGCTCTTCTTGTTGGCGGCTCTGGTTCCGCTGGGGCTGTTTACTCTTCTGGCCCAGAGGAGGGTCCGTAGCTGGTACCTGTTGCTGCCGCTGGCCGCCGCCACTTGGGGACTCGTCCACGCCTCCGGTATCCACGCCACGGTGGCCGGTGTGCTGCTCGCATTTGCCGTGCCAGTCCTGGCGTCGCGGAAACGCGGTGAGACGGGTTCCGGCATGGCTGAGTCCTTTGAACACCGGCTCCGCCCGCTTTCGGCAGGCTTCGCCGTCCCGGTCTTCGCCTTCTTCTCCGCCGGAGTAGCCGTGGGCGGCCTCAACGGCTTCCGTTCGGCCCTGGCGGATCCGGTGGCGCTGGGAATTGTGGCTGCGTTGGTGGCCGGCAAGACGATTGGTGTGTTCGGCACTACCTACCTGATTACTAAGACCACCAGGGCAAAGCTCGACGACGGCCTCGCCTGGATCGATGTTGCAGGCCTTGCGCTGTTGGCCGGTGTGGGCTTCACCGTGTCGCTGCTGATCGCCGAGCTGAGCTTCGGTGCGGGCTCCGCCCACGATGACCACGCGAAGGTGGCCATCCTCACCGGATCACTGGTGGCCGCCCTGCTTGCCGCCGTGGTGCTCCGGCTGCGGAACCGGCATTACCGCACAGTGGAACTTGCGGAACGGCATGATGCTGACGGCGACGGCATCCCGGACGTTTTCGAGCACCGAGGCTGA
- a CDS encoding DUF2505 domain-containing protein: MALSATTTLPHAVDSVAAVFINEDFQRHTSQFVGGTLESFEVAGDVDGVFSTTSVRTLPTTRLPEIARKFVGEKLTVTQVENWDAPAADGSRQSNITLKIAGAPLDVTAVQRLVAEGGSTRIELEGNVTSSIPFLGGKIAEAAEPMVSKALNIQSQQAQAWLESH, from the coding sequence ATGGCACTGAGTGCAACCACTACCCTTCCCCACGCCGTCGACAGCGTCGCTGCCGTCTTTATCAACGAGGACTTCCAGCGGCACACGAGCCAATTCGTTGGCGGCACGCTTGAATCCTTCGAGGTGGCCGGAGACGTTGACGGAGTATTCAGCACCACCTCGGTCCGTACGCTGCCCACCACCCGGCTGCCGGAGATCGCCCGTAAGTTCGTGGGCGAAAAGCTCACGGTGACGCAGGTGGAGAACTGGGACGCCCCGGCGGCCGACGGTTCCCGCCAGAGCAACATCACGCTGAAGATCGCCGGCGCCCCCCTTGATGTGACCGCGGTCCAGCGGCTCGTCGCAGAGGGCGGCAGCACGCGCATTGAACTCGAAGGCAACGTCACGTCCTCTATTCCCTTCCTGGGCGGCAAGATCGCCGAGGCTGCTGAGCCCATGGTCTCCAAGGCCCTGAACATCCAGTCCCAGCAGGCCCAGGCCTGGCTCGAAAGCCACTAA
- a CDS encoding SufS family cysteine desulfurase: protein MALVSTPATLERAVPAMDNAEVLRIRNDFPVLGRLVNGQRLVYLDSGATSQNPLSVIEAEQEFYEQRNAAVHRGAHYLAVEATEVFEDARQTIADFIGADYTETVWTSNATEGLNLVSYALSNAALWAAQGRGDARLKDLAVGPGDQIVVTEMEHHANLIPWQELAFRTGATLRYIPIDDAGALRLDIAAEILGSKTKVLAFTHASNVLGTINPVQELVALGRQAGALVVLDACQSAPHLPLNVKALDVDFAVFSGHKMLAPTGIGVLYGRQDILDVLPPFLTGGSMITTVTMDRAEYLPAPQRFEAGTQRISQAVALAAAANYLTETGLARVHRWESELGQRMVAGLESIPGIRVLGPAAGRERIGLAAFDVDGVHAHDVGQFLDSRGIAVRVGHHCAQPLHRRLGLTATTRASAYLYNTTDDVDAFLEAVAGVRSYFRV from the coding sequence TTGGCCCTAGTATCAACGCCTGCCACGCTGGAACGCGCAGTGCCGGCCATGGATAACGCCGAAGTCCTCAGGATTCGAAACGACTTCCCCGTACTTGGCCGGTTGGTGAACGGCCAGCGCCTGGTGTACCTCGATTCGGGCGCCACCTCGCAAAACCCACTCAGTGTCATCGAAGCTGAGCAGGAGTTTTACGAACAGCGCAATGCTGCCGTGCACCGCGGGGCACACTACCTTGCCGTCGAAGCAACAGAGGTGTTCGAAGATGCCCGCCAGACCATAGCGGACTTCATCGGTGCCGACTACACGGAAACGGTGTGGACCTCCAACGCCACCGAAGGCCTCAACCTGGTCAGCTACGCCCTGTCCAACGCGGCGCTGTGGGCGGCGCAGGGGCGCGGCGACGCCCGGCTGAAAGACCTCGCAGTGGGCCCGGGTGACCAGATCGTGGTGACCGAGATGGAGCACCACGCCAACCTGATCCCCTGGCAGGAACTGGCGTTCCGCACCGGCGCCACGTTGCGCTACATCCCCATCGACGACGCCGGTGCCCTGCGGCTGGACATTGCGGCAGAGATCCTGGGCAGCAAAACCAAGGTCCTCGCCTTCACCCACGCCTCCAACGTGCTGGGCACGATTAATCCCGTGCAGGAACTGGTCGCGCTGGGGCGGCAGGCCGGAGCCCTGGTGGTCCTGGACGCCTGCCAGTCCGCGCCGCATCTGCCGTTGAACGTCAAGGCGTTGGACGTAGACTTCGCCGTGTTCTCCGGCCACAAGATGCTGGCGCCCACCGGAATCGGTGTCCTCTACGGCAGGCAGGACATCCTGGACGTGCTGCCGCCGTTCCTCACCGGCGGCTCCATGATCACCACCGTGACCATGGATCGGGCCGAGTACCTGCCCGCGCCGCAGCGCTTCGAAGCCGGCACCCAGCGGATCTCGCAGGCCGTCGCCCTGGCTGCCGCAGCCAACTACCTCACGGAAACCGGCCTGGCCCGCGTGCACCGCTGGGAATCGGAACTCGGCCAGCGGATGGTGGCCGGGTTGGAGTCCATTCCCGGCATCCGGGTCCTGGGGCCCGCCGCCGGACGGGAACGGATCGGCCTTGCCGCGTTCGACGTTGACGGTGTGCACGCGCACGACGTCGGGCAGTTCCTGGATTCCCGGGGCATCGCCGTCCGCGTGGGTCACCATTGCGCCCAGCCGCTGCACCGCCGCCTGGGCCTGACCGCCACCACCAGGGCAAGCGCCTACCTGTACAACACCACCGACGACGTCGACGCCTTCCTGGAAGCCGTAGCCGGAGTCCGCTCCTACTTCCGCGTCTAG
- a CDS encoding SDR family oxidoreductase translates to MSDSNSPSDTPPTVAPGTARTVLVTGATGYIGGRLVPRLLEAGHTVKVLVRTPAKIAGVPWLGKVEVIESSLDDGGALEQALAGVDVLYYLVHSMASGAGFESKEKAMAETAARAAAAAGVGRIVYLGGLHPANVELSTHMRSREAVGEVFLDSTVDAVVFQAGVVIGSGSASFEMIRHLSEALPLMPAPSWVRNKIEAIAVRDVLHYLVGAASLDGPVNRTFDIGCRQVLSYAGMMKEYAAEAGLPYRVVLALPIPAPRLAGVWVALTTPIPLSMSLPLVESLQHDAVSREHDIDAHIPVPAGGLTPYRRAVALALGKERDGQVETTWSNAGADADPLPSDPDWAGHTVYVDERTFHGDVDPAHVWTIIEGIGGRNGWYSLPLAWRVRGWLDKLTGGAGLLRGRRHPGTLASGEVVDWWRVERIERGKLLRLRAEMRAPGRAWLELSVEPDGTGSRYRQRAIFFPKGLSGKLYWLAVLPFHSLIFPAMARNITTAAQKIASADSAEAGSNNTQGSP, encoded by the coding sequence GTGAGCGATAGCAATAGTCCGAGCGACACTCCCCCCACCGTGGCACCGGGGACGGCGCGAACGGTCCTGGTGACCGGCGCCACCGGCTACATCGGCGGCCGCCTGGTCCCCCGGCTGCTGGAAGCCGGGCACACCGTCAAGGTCCTGGTCAGGACCCCGGCAAAGATCGCCGGCGTGCCGTGGCTGGGCAAGGTTGAGGTCATCGAGAGCAGTCTCGACGACGGCGGAGCCCTGGAGCAGGCGCTGGCCGGCGTCGACGTGCTCTACTACCTGGTCCACTCCATGGCTTCCGGCGCCGGCTTCGAGTCCAAGGAAAAGGCCATGGCGGAAACGGCGGCCAGAGCCGCTGCCGCCGCCGGCGTAGGCCGGATCGTCTACCTGGGCGGCCTGCACCCGGCCAACGTGGAACTGTCCACCCACATGCGGTCCCGGGAAGCCGTGGGAGAGGTGTTCCTGGACAGCACGGTGGACGCGGTGGTCTTCCAGGCCGGGGTGGTGATTGGCTCCGGGTCCGCGTCCTTCGAAATGATCCGCCACCTGTCCGAAGCGCTTCCGCTGATGCCGGCCCCGAGCTGGGTGCGCAACAAGATCGAGGCGATCGCTGTCCGGGACGTGCTGCACTACCTTGTGGGCGCCGCATCCTTGGACGGGCCCGTCAACCGCACCTTCGACATCGGCTGCCGGCAGGTCCTGAGCTACGCGGGCATGATGAAGGAATACGCCGCCGAGGCCGGGCTGCCGTACCGGGTGGTGCTGGCTCTGCCCATTCCCGCCCCGAGGCTCGCCGGCGTGTGGGTGGCCCTGACCACGCCCATCCCGCTGTCCATGTCGCTCCCGCTCGTCGAGTCGCTGCAGCACGATGCCGTGTCCCGCGAGCACGACATCGACGCCCATATTCCGGTGCCGGCGGGCGGCCTGACTCCGTACCGGCGGGCCGTTGCCCTCGCCCTGGGCAAGGAGCGTGATGGCCAGGTGGAAACCACATGGTCAAATGCCGGGGCCGACGCCGATCCGCTGCCCAGCGATCCGGACTGGGCGGGCCACACGGTCTACGTGGATGAGCGGACCTTCCACGGCGATGTTGATCCCGCCCACGTGTGGACCATCATCGAAGGAATCGGCGGCCGGAACGGCTGGTATTCCCTGCCGCTGGCATGGCGGGTACGTGGCTGGCTGGACAAGCTCACGGGCGGCGCGGGCCTGCTGCGGGGACGAAGGCACCCCGGCACCCTGGCCTCGGGCGAAGTGGTGGACTGGTGGCGCGTGGAACGGATCGAGCGCGGAAAACTGTTGCGCCTCCGCGCGGAGATGCGCGCCCCCGGACGGGCCTGGCTTGAACTGTCCGTCGAACCTGACGGGACGGGCAGCCGCTACCGGCAGCGGGCCATTTTCTTCCCCAAGGGCCTCAGCGGAAAGCTCTACTGGCTTGCCGTTCTGCCCTTCCACAGCCTCATATTTCCGGCGATGGCACGGAACATCACCACGGCGGCGCAGAAAATCGCCAGCGCCGACAGCGCGGAGGCCGGTTCCAACAACACGCAGGGCTCCCCGTAG
- the sufU gene encoding Fe-S cluster assembly sulfur transfer protein SufU, which translates to MSLDQLYQQIILDHSKVRYGSGLAGVAAPAGASTGQSHQLNPVCGDEVTLRVAVENGKVAQISWDGEGCSISMASASVLSELAEGMTVDELHAVIANFRELLRSRGKIHADPEILGDAAAFEGVARYAARVKCAMISWVAAEDALNQAA; encoded by the coding sequence ATGAGCCTTGACCAGCTGTATCAGCAGATCATCCTTGACCATTCCAAGGTCCGCTACGGCAGCGGCCTGGCGGGAGTCGCAGCGCCGGCGGGGGCGTCCACTGGCCAGTCCCACCAGCTCAACCCGGTCTGCGGCGACGAAGTCACGCTGCGGGTGGCCGTGGAAAACGGCAAGGTGGCACAGATTTCCTGGGACGGCGAAGGCTGTTCCATCTCGATGGCGTCGGCGTCGGTCCTCAGCGAGCTCGCGGAGGGAATGACCGTGGACGAACTCCACGCCGTCATTGCCAACTTCCGCGAATTGCTCCGTTCACGCGGGAAGATCCACGCCGATCCCGAGATCCTGGGCGACGCCGCGGCGTTCGAGGGTGTGGCCCGCTACGCCGCGCGCGTTAAGTGCGCCATGATTTCCTGGGTGGCCGCCGAGGACGCCCTGAACCAGGCCGCCTAG